The genomic segment AGGGTTACGAATATATCTATAATGATCTGTAAAATCATCACAGTAACCAATGCCCCTCGCGGTGAGTAGCCGATGAGCATTAGCTTATGATGAAGGTGCATTCTATCACCTTCCCGTATCGGTTTTTTATCCCGTATCCGCCGCCAAATTGCAGCAATCATATCGAAAATCGGTAGCATCAGAAAAATAATTGCGAAAGGGGCAGCAGCTGTTTCATATCCGTCATTTCTCGGTACGAGTGGGAGTATTGCAAGCACAAAGCCGAGAAACTGAGAGCCTGCATCACCCATAAATATCTTTGCTTTAGGGCGGGAAAGATTAAAAAATAAAAAGCCTATAATCGCAGCACCCAATATAATACAGGTATAGATCATAGAAAAATGAGGCGACGAATCTTTAAAAAACAAGATAATATAGCTGATTAGCAATGAAACGCTCAAACAGCCTACTTGTCCGTCGATGCCGTCCATTAAGTTTACGGCATTGGTAACTCCTGCAATCCAGAGTACCGTTATCGGATAAGCAAAAATACCAAGGGGGATGAAAAGACCGATGGGGCCAAAACTAATGCGGGTAAAGCGGAAGCCTGCATAAACAACAATACTTGCCGCAATTAATTGAATGATCAGTTTATAGATAGCTTTCCAATTTTTTAAGTCATCCCAAAGTCCCATGAAGAAAATTAAGCAGCCTCCGATGATAATGGCCGTGAATTGGCGGGTTACAACGATACTGCCCGGAAATGTGAAGTAGATGATAAAGACGCTCAATACAAAAGCAGAAAAGAAACCGACACCGCCTAGCCGCGGGATTTTCCCTGTGTGTATTTTCCTGCCGCCGACGTCATCGTATAAATTGTGCCGTTTTGCAAAAAGAATCACAAGATATACAAAAAAAGCTGATATGGTGCAGGGAATTAGCATTGTGAAAAGGATAAACTGCATATTTGTCAGTTGCATTAAAACCTCAACAGGAACATTATTAACTTTTTTACCTGTGTTCAGAGAAGCTGCAAATCATTGGATACGCAAAACTCTGTAACCGCTATGATAGCCGATTAAGCAGGAACATACAAGGGTCAGGAAAAGCTCAGTCGGCTTGAGGCAAACCTGTTCTGAAACTTCCGTTTCGGAACAGGTCGAGTGTTTTGTTATACTGACGGGTAAGAACCTTCCCAGACGATTTTTTTGTACATATCGGGATCGGTATCTCCTTCCGTTGAAAAGCACAGTATCTTTGAGTTTTTATCGAGCTTTAATGCTGCGCGTAAATCCTTCATATCATCATGCTGCATAATCGCGGATAAGAGACCGAAGGGGACTGCGCCTGATTCTCCTGAGGTAACCGGTGTATCTCCCTTAATAGGAGCTGCAAGCATACGCATACCGCGGGCGGAAACCCAATCAGGTGCGGAAACAAAGCAGCTGGTGTTATTCTTCAGGATATCCCAAGAAATGGTGTTCGGTTCGCCGCATGCAAGCCCTGCCATAATGGTTTGCAAGTCTCCTGTTACAAAATGCGGTTTGCCGTCGGCTGCCGTCGCCGACCGGTATAAGCAGTCCGCAGCACGGGCTTCCACTACGACGGTAATGGGGCAGTTGTCGGGGAATAGGTTTTTAAAATATCCTTGTACGGCACCCGCGAGCGAACCGACCCCCGCCTGTACAAAGATATGGGTGGGGCGGTCTACGCCGGCCGCCTTGAGCTGTTCGGCAGCTTCAAGTGCCATCGTACCGTAGCCCTGCATAATCCACGCAGGGATTTCTTCGTACCCGTCCCATGCGGTGTCTTGCACCATAACGCCGTGTTCCGTTTTTGCGGCAAGTGCGGCAGCCATACGTACACATTCGTCGTAGTTGACATTTTCTATGGTAACCTTTGCGCCTTCTTTTGCGATATTATCGAAACGGGTTTTGGTAGAGCCTTTGGGCATCAGTACGACCGATTTTTGCCCGAGTTTATTTGCAGCCCACGCTACGCCTCGTCCGTGATTGCCGTCGGTTGCGGTAAAAAACGTAGCCTGTCCGAATTCCTTCCGCAGTTTTTCGCCGGTTAGTACATCGTAGGGGAGTTCCGAAACGTCTTTTTTAAGCTGCTTTGCAATATACTTTGCCATCGCAAAGGAACCTCCGAGTACTTTAAAAGCATTTAAGCCGAAACGCCATGATTCGTCTTTGATAAATACCGACCCGACGCCGAGCATATCCGCCATATTTTTTAATGGAACGAGCGGTGTCGGCGCATACTGCGGGAAGCTTTTATGAAATGCATGTGCCTTATTGATTTCGTCTAAAGCCATCACCGCGAGTTGTTTGTTGTCTGTTTTCGGAAGTTTATTTTCCGACCAAAGAATCTTTTCCATAAGATAACTCCTTTTAATCGAGTATGAGGTTGTTCCAAAAACTTTCATTTTTGGACAGGGTTCTTAATGTTACGTACGATTCTTATGCAAAAAAATTTTGTTAGAATCAAAATATTTATCAGCTAATCATAGCACAGATACAAGATATGTCAAGTTCAAGAAGGGCAAGCGCATCAGGACAGGTTTTAGCAGCCCAGCATAATCATTGAAGCTGGGGATGTCCCAAAAGTTGGTTACTTTCGGGACATCCCCGTCGAGTTTAAAATTAAGTCTTTATACAGCAATGACTTAATTTTAAACGTCGCATCTAAATCTAAGGAAACTGTCCAAAAACTGAAGTTTTTGGACAGCCCCCTCTTCGCGGTTCAAATGGTCTCACAACCTCAATGATTATGCGCCTTTTATCTACTCTACCTGATACATTTGCCCATCTACAGGATAAAGTGTGCGAAATTTTGGATAAAATTTCGCACAGTAAGGAATACAAGCGCTTGGAAGATTTCAGATGCGTTTGCCCTGAGAGCTGTGGTCTAAAGCTCCGCTGCCGACTGCCGAAACTATAAATAGTAGAAAGATGCCGTATGCATCAAGCAAATGATTATGTTTATCGGTGTATGGTATTTTTTAGTATGTGGAGGGTAATGTATGAAATTGTATTCAATCAAGAGTAATCCGGGGGATGTATCTTATTTTTCAATCCTGAACGAAACGGATACGGGATATTTTATCCGTATCTGCCACGATAAAGAAGGATACGAGAAGATTAGCGAGGAATTTCTTGACAATGATATGTTTGCGCTGTGCCTGCGTACCGGATATATTAGTGAAGTTCCTGCCGAAGCGCATGGGGTCGCCTAATCGATTAAAAAATTACGGATGGAGCTGTCCGAAAGGTAACCGGCTTTTCGGATAGCTCCGCTTCATATCTACGGCGGAAACGCCGAAATCTTATCTCTTTTTCCCCTTGTTATTTATGTAAAAATAGTACATATTAAAACCATGATACGCTGGTTTATCAGTATCATTTTTCCCGATTTTAAAGAATACTGACTTTATCCCCAAAAGGAAGGACGTATGCGTAAATTTTGTACTATTATAACCGGAATATTTTTAACTCTTTTATTTACAACCTGTCAACAGTTTAAAGATAATATGGAAGACTATTTGAGTTATTGGTCAACGGAAGTCGCTTCTACGAATTTTACAATTGAGACGCCGTATATAAATATGGAAGGGACACCATATATATCGTCGGCGAATGACGCCAAGGTTACGATAAAATTGCGTAATCCAAAAAGATTGATTCTTAAGATGCCGCCCCTCTCCCACGGTACGGCAAAAGACTATACTTTAGAGCAAACGGCGCCCGATACACTCACCCTCACGTATCATAAAGATTTTTTAGAAAAGCACGAATGGGGTACCGGAGATATCGGAGCTGATATTACTTTCATTGCCAATGACAGTAGAGTGTTCGATAAGCGATTCAGTGTGAAACTCAAAGTGAATACGCCGCCTGCTTTGGAATATAAAGGAAAAGGGAAAACACAGGTAGGCAGCGAGTGGTACTATGTGCTTTTATTCCGCGTAAAAGACATGGATACAATGATAGGCGGGCAGCGATTACACAAGGATATCAAGACGCTCAACGTTACGGTAAATGGCGGAACACCCGGTGATATTCCGCTTACCTTTAACTCAAGCAACACTGATTTTGCAACGGGCGGAAACCTTTTAGCGGCAAGCGCGGTACAAAAGATTAACCCTGCCGATGAAGACCTTTCGTCAGATGCTTGGGTACTCCGCTTAAAGACCGATGTCAAAGTAGACGGCCCCGCAACATCGTACGCCGTCAGCGTAAAAGACGAGCTGGGGTTTAGTTCCGAGGTGATAAAGATCAGCACCGATAAGACCAAGCTGCCCGATGTAAAATTACTTGACGGCGTAACTCCAATAACGGGAACAACGGAAAGCGCTCCGTTCTCCTTCCCGGGTATGGATGGAAAAGCATTGACGGCAACTGCACACAGCGGAGCCGGAATAACGGGAGCTATTTATAAGCACGATGGCTCGAGCTGGAATGAGATACGCTCTGTAAGCGGTACGACGCCTGTTACCGTAAACCTACCGGCGCTTGACAGCAGCGAAAACGAAGCGTTCTACAAAATTACCCTCAAAGCCTCATTAACCGGCTATGCCGACAGCGATGAAAAAGAATTCTTTGTAAAACTGCTGCGGCAGGAGCTTCCCGTTCTTAAACTAAAACAGGATTTCGGCACTACCGCTAAAAATATTTCTGCAGCAACGAAAGGTTATGTTACCGAAGACATTATACCCGATGTGTCAAGCTATACTGCCGCGTCGCCGCTGGCTATTTACAACTTAAACGGCAACGCACAGTTCTTGCTTACCCCGCGGACAGGCAGCACTGCAACGGTAAAATATACGCTTGACGGCGGGACTGAACAGACACCGAGCGGCGGAGCCATAACCGTAACCACATCAGGAGTACATATCCTCAACGTATGGGCTGTAAAAGACGGCGTAGAAGGGTATAAAACCACACTGTATATTAAGGTGATAAAGGCTGTTACCACCTACCGTGAGCTGAAAAATGTCGTACAAAACGCCCCTGCCGGTGATGAAATTGGGATTAACATCGGCAGCGACCTTACCGCTCTTGATAATCCGGAAATAACGGTGTCGGACGGTAAGAAGTTGACCTTGCGGCCAAACTCCGGCCATTCGAGCCATACGATAGACGCCGCCGAAAATGGTCGGATATTCAACATACGTGGAGGCACGGAGCTTATTCTGGAAGACATACAGCTACTTTATGGCAGGGTTAATGGCGGAAATGGCGGGGCTGCTTACGTTGAAAATGGAGGGGTACTCGCGTTGAAAGGAAAAACCGTGATTACCCCGTCAACCGCACAAGACGTAAACACGCCGGGCGAAAATGATGTGTATCTTGCGGCCGGCGCTTCGATTAAAATAGACAGCGCTTTGACGAGTACCGAACCTATTGTTGCCCGCATCACGCCCGAATCCTACTCCGAATCCACGCAAGTGCTTACCGGAACTACTCCGTTTTCAAACGGTGAACACGACAAGTTTACCGTAACGCAGAACTCTGATCCGGAGTATGTATGGGCAATAAAAAATGATGGAAACTTAGAAAAAATATCTAAAACCATAAATGCAAATGCAAGTTCCGATGCATGGCGAAAACTGCGAAAGCTTGTACGAATTGCCCCTGCCAGAACCGTCATCACCATAGACGGCGAAATTAAAGCGACGAACGACAGCGGCAACTCGGGCGAAATCGTCATCGACAAAAACCTCACGATACAGGGGAAGACCGGCGCGGCTTCGGATATTCTGGATGCGAACAGCAACCATATAGGCACTCCGCATCGCATCTTTAAGGTATCAAGTCACGAAATGCTCACGCTCAAAGAACTTACACTTAAAAACGGCTATGCGGGCAACGGTTCCGCTGGCAAACTTGGTACAAAAGGCGGCGGTATACTCCTTGAAAACGGAAGTGTATCGCTCAGCAATGTAATCGTTTCCGGCTGCAAGGCAAGCACTAACAGTTCCTGGCATGGAGCCGGAATATACGTTAAATCCGGTGCTATTATTATGGAAAACTCAACGCTTTCTGCAAATGTTGCGAGCGCATACGGCGGCGGAATTTATGTAAACGAAAACGGCTGGCTTACTATGCGAGGCTCAAACGCTATCACCGGCTGCTCGGCGGGTAGCGGCGGGGCAATCTGCGTAAGCGGCGCAACCGTCAACATAACAGGCTGCACCATTACCGGTAACACCGCACCAAACGGAAACGGCGGCGGCATCTATACGAAAAAGACCGATAGCAAGGCTTCCACCATAACAATCAAAGACGGCGCCATAATAGGCGGCACAGACGCAGGAGAGGCAAACAAAGCAACCGGAATCGGACCAGACAACGGCTTGGGCGGCGGTATCTATATCGGTGAAGGCTGCTCCTTAAAGGTGCAGAGCGGCGCACAGGTTATCGGAAACGAAGCAACCCAAAATGGCGGCGGTATTTACCTGAACAAAATCGACGCACACGGCGAGATGAGCAGCGGTGAAATACGAAACAACAAAGCAGGGAACGGCGGCGGCGTATATATTGCAGGCGGTACCGGTGTTACCGAGCACGCCTCGTTCACTTTGAAAGGCGGAACCATCATCGCTAATACGGCAACCGACTCCGGCGGCGGCGTTGAGGCGTTTGGCGGAGGTATATTTACCATGGAAGGCGGCACTATTGAGAATAATACGGCGCATAACCATGGAGGCGGCGTTCAGGTATTAAGCGGCACCATGAACATGACCGGCGGCAACATAGAAAGCAATACTGCTAACAAAGTCAATGACAACGAAAAAGGCGGCGGCGGAGTGGCGCTCGGAATAAATAATGGTCCCGCGCTGCTTGATATGTCCGGCGGTACAATTAGCAGAAATACTATTGGCAGACCGGGAAAAGGTGCAGGGATACAGGTTTGGGATGGTACTGACGCTGTTACAGTAAAGATGTCCGGCACTGCAAGAATTGATGCAAACAACGACGTGTATTTGAAGGACGGCAGAAAGATTACCGTTGACGGTCAGTTGAACCCGCTGGGAGGAGTCGCAGCCTGCATAACGCCTGAAAACTACAATACGACTACGCAAGTGCTTGCAGGCAGTATAACGGATGGTACACCGCAAAACTACACCAAGTTTACCGTAACGCCGAAAGAAGATAGCGGTAATACATACTATTGGGAAGTAGATAACCAAGGCAAACTGATGCGCATTGTAGATGGCGTCAAGTATCCGTATAAGGCATGGAAGGCGCTGAAAGATGTTGTTAGTGTTGCCGGAACCGACCCTATCACCATAAACGGTAGCATACAGGCGACAGACGATGCCGATAACCAGGGACCAATCAACATCAATGACAATATCACGATAAAGGGGAAAAACGGTAGGGATACCGATATACTGGATGCAGGCAAAAAAGGCGGACGCATATTCAGCATACCCGACGGCTCGAACAATAAACTCAACCTTGAAAAACTTACGCTTAAAGGCGGTTCTGTTAACGGAAATGATGGCGCTGCAATTATAGTGGGACGCAGCGGCGATGCAAAGCTTTTTGACTGTATTATCGAAGACTGCGAAGCGCTGAACGGCGGAGCAATAGCAATATGGAGCAATGGAAAGGCAACGCTCACAAACACGGATATAAAAAACTGCAGTGCAAAATTCTTCTTCAGCCCAACTACCGGCGGCAAGGGCGGTGCAATCTATGCAGAGGGCGGTACCGTCATTATGACGAACTGCACTCTTACGGGCAATACAGCGGAAAAAAACGGCGGCGCAATCGCCGCACAAAAGGACACCACTCCGTCAGCCGCCTCGCCCAACGTAACAATCTTAGGCGGCACCATCGGCGGCACAGCTGCACTTGACGCAAACAAAGCGTCCAAAAGCGGAACAGATGGCGGCAGCGGCGGCGGCATTTATATCAATAACAGTACTTTGAAGCTTCAAAATAACGCCAAAGTTATCGGCAATACAGCATCCGTTAGAGGCGGTGGTATATATGTCGGTGGTACTGATGCAAATTTCACAATGGAAAGCGGAGAAATCTCATCTAATACTGTAACAATAACCGAATCAGCAGAAATACAAGGCGGCGGTGTCTGTGTTATAGACGGTGCAAAGTTTGAGATGAAAGGCGGCTCAATTAAAAGCAACACGGTAATTGCTGCAGCAGCTGATAATGCAAAGGCAAGGGGCGGCGGTGTCTGTGTCAGCGGAAGCGGCAGTACATTTATTATGAAAGACGGCAATCCCGAAATTATCAATAACGAAGTAACCAAAGCTGATGGCAGCAACTCCTCCATGAAAATTACGACAATAGGCGGCGGTATCTGCGTGTGGGATAACGCAAAGTTCGAAATGCAACAAGGTACAATAAGCGGCAATAAAGCGCTTACAGGTTCCGGCATCCGCTATTTTACGGGTGCAGGAGGCGGTGTTTGCGTTGGAGGAAAAGGGAATGCCAGTGGAGCAGGTTACACCAACGATACCGCCGAGTTTAAGATGAGCGGCGGCACTATCAGTAAAAACGAAGCCTCAAGCAGTGGCGGCGGGGTCGCCGTTATGAGCAGGGCTCAGTTTACTATGACCAACGGCACAATCGGCGGATCGGAGGCTGATAAAAACACATCAAAGCAGCGCGGCGGCGGGGTTGCCGTTTTACATGGTACCTTTGAGATGCAAAATGGTACGGTCAGCTACAACCAAGCCACCACGGACAGCGGTGGTGCCGGAGGCGGCGTATATGGAATGAATTTTTACAGTAATACAGGAAGCATTATCATCAAAGGCTCAAGTTCCATATCCAATAATACAGCGATGTATCAGGGGGCACTTGCAGGCGGCGGAATAGCTGCGTGTTATAAACTGACCATAGAAGGTGCTGTAAAGATAATGAATAATAAGGCACCCCAAGGATTCGGCGGTGGTATTGCCTGCTCACAGGATGCTCAGGTTGAGCTTAAAGGCTGTACCGTTAAAGGCAACACAGCAAAAGAGCTGCAATATGGGCATGGAGTGTATATAAGTTATTTTTACAATACAAGTAGATATTTTAAGATGTCCGGCGATACAAAAATCCATAAAGACAACAATGTTGCTTTGGGCGGTGATAATAGTAGCGACCATGCTTTTATTACCGTTACCGAACACCTGTCTGTTAATGATCCGAATTACTATCCAAGTCTGACAATGAACCCGGCTTCCGGCTACTCGTCAAATAGGGTGGTTGTCAAACCCGGCGGTAGTTATATGCTTCAGGCATCGGACATCTCCAAGTTCAAAGTAACGCCGGGAGGAACTCCTCAAAAAAACTGGAAA from the Treponema medium genome contains:
- the dpaL gene encoding diaminopropionate ammonia-lyase, which gives rise to MEKILWSENKLPKTDNKQLAVMALDEINKAHAFHKSFPQYAPTPLVPLKNMADMLGVGSVFIKDESWRFGLNAFKVLGGSFAMAKYIAKQLKKDVSELPYDVLTGEKLRKEFGQATFFTATDGNHGRGVAWAANKLGQKSVVLMPKGSTKTRFDNIAKEGAKVTIENVNYDECVRMAAALAAKTEHGVMVQDTAWDGYEEIPAWIMQGYGTMALEAAEQLKAAGVDRPTHIFVQAGVGSLAGAVQGYFKNLFPDNCPITVVVEARAADCLYRSATAADGKPHFVTGDLQTIMAGLACGEPNTISWDILKNNTSCFVSAPDWVSARGMRMLAAPIKGDTPVTSGESGAVPFGLLSAIMQHDDMKDLRAALKLDKNSKILCFSTEGDTDPDMYKKIVWEGSYPSV
- a CDS encoding MraY family glycosyltransferase; translation: MQLTNMQFILFTMLIPCTISAFFVYLVILFAKRHNLYDDVGGRKIHTGKIPRLGGVGFFSAFVLSVFIIYFTFPGSIVVTRQFTAIIIGGCLIFFMGLWDDLKNWKAIYKLIIQLIAASIVVYAGFRFTRISFGPIGLFIPLGIFAYPITVLWIAGVTNAVNLMDGIDGQVGCLSVSLLISYIILFFKDSSPHFSMIYTCIILGAAIIGFLFFNLSRPKAKIFMGDAGSQFLGFVLAILPLVPRNDGYETAAAPFAIIFLMLPIFDMIAAIWRRIRDKKPIREGDRMHLHHKLMLIGYSPRGALVTVMILQIIIDIFVTLAVISQGLMALATLIGLLLVGILFFTLIHFEKEKHLAHDDTTIPKNVQ